The Pseudanabaena yagii GIHE-NHR1 genome segment AATGCGGGTCAAGCCAATGCCAGCACAGGCGCAGAAGGTTGGCGCAATGCCTTGGAAACAGCAGAACTAGTCCAAAAAGCTTTAAATACTGAAGATGGGGTTTTGGTTGCATCAACTGGTGTCATCGGCAAGCAACTACTCATGGACAAAATGCGGGCAGGCATTGCCAAAATTGCGCCGCTGATTTCACCCGATGGTGGTGAAGCAGCCTCCAAAGCGATCATGACTACCGATACTGTGCCAAAAAGTATTGCCTTGGAAACTGTAATTGATGGTAAACCCGTGAGAATCGGTGGTATCTGTAAAGGTTCGGGCATGATTCACCCAAATATGGCAACGATGCTCGGATTTGTCACCTGTGATGCGGGTGTCGAACCCAAGCTCTGGCAAAAAATGCTGTCAAGCTCAATCGATGCCAGTTTTAACCAAGTCACCGTCGATGGTGATACCAGTACCAATGACATGGTGCTAGCCTTAAGCAATGGACAGTCAGGCGTAACCATTGATGATGAAAGCTCTCCTACGGCGAAACAATTACAAGCGATGCTGCAAGAAGTATGTATGAGTCTTGCTAAGGCGATCGCCCGTGATGGTGAAGGCGCTACCTGTATGATCGAGGTCAATGTTTCAGGAGCATCTAGCACTGAGGATGCTCGCAAAATTGCCAAAACCATTGTCGGTTCTTCATTAGTAAAATCTGCTGTCTTTGGTAATGATCCTAACTGGGGCAGAATTGCTGCCGCCGCAGGACGTGCAGATGTGAACTTTAATCAAGATGTGTTGAATATTCAACTCGGTGATTTTGTGATGATGCAGGATGGCACACCACAGGATTACGATCGCGCCGCCGCCAGCGACTATCTCAAAAATGACACCGTGATCATCAATGTCGGTGTGGGCGATGGCGATGGCAGTGGCACAGCTTGGGGCTGTGACCTCAGCTACGATTACGTCAAAATCAACGCTGAATACACGACTTAGATCTATCAGGTTTCATTTTGCCGTAGGCAAAATGAAACCTCAAAACTCTTACTGGGGTTGATTTTTTGTTTTAAAGTGTGTTCTCATTTGAAAAGCACTCAAACAGGTACACTGCGAGGCAGTGTACCTGTTTGAGCAAGATAATGCTCTAGTAAAACTAAGCGATCATTGCCCCAAAACATTTCATCATTTACAAAAAATGTAGGAACACCAAACGCGCCACGCTGAGAAGCTTCTTGGGTAATTTGCTCTAATTCAATTTGAAGATCTGGCGATCGCAAAGCTGCTTGAAAATCATCTTTAGGAATTCCTAAACTAGTAGCAAGTTGCACTAGTACGTCTACTTGTATTTCTAGCTGCTCTGCAAAAATTGCCTTAAACAAAATCTGGCTGTATGCCTCCAGTAAGTTATGCCGATTCGCCGCTAAAACCGCGATCGCTAAGAGTTCAGGTGCGATCGCTTTAAGCTTCGGCTCATGAAAAGGAATCCCATAATAATCAGCCCAAAGTTTGGCATCCCGTTGGCGATAGCCCCAATCATATTGTCCAGAGCTATGCGTAAATGGATTATGTTGTCTCAGATTGATTAAACTTCCGCTAAATAGAGGTTTCCAAATAAATTTACAGTCAAACTTAGCTTCAAAACGCGAAATTTGGGAAGCAGCTAAATAAGAATAGCGACTTCCCAAACCATAGTAAAAATCAATACGTGACTGCATTACTTGCTAGCAGGAGCCACTTCACCTAAAATCTTTGCAAATCGCTCTAGATAGAATTCCTTAGAATTAGCTATAGATTTAATTGACTCGCGATCGCGCAGGGCTGCCCACCATTTCTGAATGCGTGGGGTTTCGGAAGGAAGTTCAAATTTACGGAAATGCTCGATCACGGGTAAGCGCTCAAACCAAGGATAGAAGCTAATATCAACTAGACTGATCTGCTCACCAAAGAAATAAGCACCTTCACCTGAGAACTTGCCAAAACCTTCCTGTTCAATGTAAAGCAAAGCTTCGATAAACTCACGTCTTCCTTGCTCTTGCTCCTCGACGGTTTTACCACGCAACAGTTTTACAAAAGCAGGGACAAAACGGGTATTGGCATAGTCAATCCAAATTCTGGCGATCGCCTTTTGTCCAGCATCTTTAGGCAAGAGAGCAGGTTCAGGGAATACTTCTTCTAAATATTCGTTGATAATCGCAGATTCGTAAATTTCAAAACCATTATGGACAATGGCAGGAACCTTGCCATAGCGAGAAACCTTGAGAAATTCTGCGGATTTGTTTTGGAAGTCAATGTCAGTAGAGGTAAATTCGATACCTTTTTCTAATAGAACTGCGCGAGTACGTTGAGCAAAGGTAGAAGCCTTCGCAAAATAAAGATGTAATGCAGTCATAGGAATATTTGAGAAGATGCTGATTAATTTTAGGTGAAATACTACGGTTTGCTTATCGGTTTACCGTAGATTTGTCTTAATGATGACATATAGGTTTGCAATAAAGATGTTCTCTACATAACAAAGCAGGCGTTGCACAAATGAAAGATGAATCAAGAAAAAGAAGGGAGCGATTTGTAATTAAGGTAGTGAATTAACGTCAGTTCGGGTTAAGTTGGCAAATTTTAAAAGCCCCAAAGTAAAAGCCTTGCATAGCAAGGCTTTTACTTTGGGGCTTTGAGAGATGGTTTGCTATGCAAACCATCTCTCAAAGCCTATTTCAAATTATCCAGAACTCGCGTTATTTATCTCACTGCTTCTGTTATCTAGCTTAATTGATGACACGCCATAATGTGGTTGGGATGACAACTATCTCAAGGATATGCTTACAGCCTTAAACATATGCGGGCTATATCAAAACTTACGTTAATTTAACTAGCGATCGCTATAGAATTAATGCTGTAACTTACAGAAATAAATGTGAATCCTGCTAGAACCATATGTTTTGGCTTTTTAGCCGTTATCTCATTTGGCACATTTCTATTGATGCTGCCCATATCTTCTAGTAACGGCACATGGACAGACCCAATTACCGCTCTGTTTACGTCAACTTCAGCAGTATGTGTGACAGGGCTTTCGGTCGTTGATGTGGGAAAATTTTATTCCTTTTGGGGACAACTATTTTTGACGGGCTTAGTCCAAGTGGGTGGATTGGGCTATATGACTGCGACTTCTATCCTGCTATTACTGATTGGTCGTAAATTTAGCTTGCGAGATAAAATCACCTTACAGCAATCCTTAGATACCCCCGGTATTCGTGGTGGGCTGCAATTAGTGAAGTCCATTATTGCAGTGACAATGTTATTTGAACTAACGGGTGTATTTGCCCTAATTCCGATCTTTAATCAAAAGATGAGTTTTCATGAGAGCGTCTGGCAGGCGATTTTCCATAGTGTGAATGCTTTTAATAATGCAGGATTTAGCCTGTTTACTGATAACTTAATGGGCTATGTTCAGACCCCAATGGTTAGCATCATTATTGGTTTGTTGATTATATTTGGTGGAATTGGCTATCAGGTGATTTTAGAAGGTTATCTATGGCTCCGCACAAAGCTTTCACGCAATCGTGACTATATCTCATTCAGTTTAACTTTTTGCGTTGTGACCAGTACGACGATCGCTTTATTGCTATTTGGGACAATCGCCTTCTGGTTCACCGAATTTCAAAACAATGACACCCTTGGTAATTTATCGCTATTTGAGCAAATTGTGGCTGCATGGTTTCAATCAGTCAGTACTCGTACCGCAGGTTTTAACACCATTGATAATGGCAAAATGACCGTAACAGCGATGTTTATCACGATCGCCCTTATGTTTATTGGTGCAAGTCCGGGGAGTACAGGAGGAGGGATTAAGACTACTACAGCAAGAATCTTGGCAAGTTGCACAGGTGCGGCTTTGCAAGGTCGAGATCAAGTTAATCTCTATAAACTTCAAGTTCCCAATGGGCTAATTTTGAAAGCGGTTGGTGTGGCGGTAGGCTCACTATTTACAGTAATTTGCTCAACAGGTTTGCTATCACTGACCGATCGCAATATGAGCTTTATCAGCATCTTATTTGAGGCAACCTCTGCCTTTGCCACAGTTGGTCTATCCACAGGCATTAGCAGTTCGTTATCCTCAGCAGGGCGGCTAGTGATCATCGCGACAATGTATATCGGTCGGGTGGGCGTATTACTATTGATGGCAGCGATATTTACCGATACAAAACCTAGCTTGATTAAGTACCCACAAGAATCAATGTTAGTTGGATAATTTGGTTAGTGTTTGTAATAAAAAATGGCGCTGACATTTTTTAACTTGGCATAAAGTAGAAAATCAAGGAAATTTCTGTGGATATCTCGTCGTTAAGCTTTTTTCGGAGTCTCCGTCCTGAGAATAAACAGTTTGCCGTCATCGGTTTAGGGCGTTTTGGTCGAGCGGTATGTTTTACACTCGATCGCCTAGGGCATGAAGTATTAGCCGCCGACAAAGATGAGGAGCGTGTCAGTCAACTAAGGGCTGAAAATTTGGCAGCACATTGCATTCAACTAGATTCAACTAATCCACTTGCGTTAAAAGAGTCAGGTATTTTAGAAATTGACACCGTGATTGTCGCTATTGGTAATTTCTTAGAAGAGAGCATTGTGACAACCCTAAATGTCAAGGAGGCGGGAGTTCATCATGTTGTTGCCAAGGCTTCATCAGAAGTACATGGGACATTGCTGAAAAAAGTTGGCGCAGATCTAGTAGTTTATCCAGAGGCGGAAATGGGCTGTGCTTTGGCGCGATCGCTCACGCAAAGAGGCATCTTAGAACGATTTGAGCTAGATCCAGACAACAGTATTGTGGAAGTGATGGTTCCCGAAGAATTTGATGGCAAAACAATTTTAGACCTCAAACTCCGCAGCCATTATGGGGTGAATGTAATTGCTGTTAGTCAAGGTCAAAAGTTTGAAATTAATCCCGATCCTCTTCAAAAACTATCTAAAGGCTCAGCGATCGTGGTGATTGGTAGCAACAAAAATATTAGCCGCCTTCCCATTTCCTGTGATTTGTTTAATCCAGATGGTACATCGGTCACAACTCAGTTACCTTTACATCGCTCATCGGAGGTGAAACTCAAGTAGTTTTTTAAAAGAAGGTTTTAGAAAATCGGTTTATAGCCTTCAGGACACTTGATTTCTCGTCCATCCCATTTAGGTATAGGTGGCAATTTCATCGTTGGTTCTATAGATTCACAGAGACTAGCATAGGAAGTAACATCCTTGGAAACAGAAATATCTTGCAACCAGACAATACCCACATAGCTTTTTAAATTTGGTTTTCTAGCAATGCCCAGATTAATAGCAATACCTGCGTCAGTATAGGGTTTTGTGGTAGCAGTTGCGATCGCCTTATTTACTTGAATACTGTAGCGATAATTCTCAGTTTCCGATTTCATGGGTATGCCTAGCTCTTGCAAACTCTTGCTCCAAGTCTCTTTCTCTAAGAAATGAGCTTGTTGTCCTCTATTCATAGAACCTACATAGGCTTTCGCCTCCGAATTTCTAGCTCGATTTGTCGAAGAGTGAGGAGGCAGAATTTTGGCATTAGGAGGTAAAGAGGAATTATCAGAAGACTTGCGGATGATGCCAACCTCAGTATATTCATCCTGCCGTAATGGATCTTGGACAAACAACTTGCCCTCTGGGGTAATGATGATTTTCAAGGGTGGCATCAAATTCACCGAAAAGCTGGGATTATTAGGAGTTAATTTCCAAGTTCCCGTGATTGGTGATGAATTAACAGGCTTGGGAGTTTCCGCGATCGCTTGATCAGCAAGATGTCCCACACTAGCTAATATCGCTAACGTTCCCAACAGCATTGGATTTAAGCAAAATTGAGAAATTAAGCTTTTAATTGAAGAGTTTGCCATAAAAATATAGATACATTTAGTAGCCCAGAGAAATTTTTGAAAGAATGGCTAAGCCGCTCTTTCAAAAATTTCTCTGGTTTTTAATTCAGCGCATTGGGCTGTAATTTGCTATAAAAACTACCTAATTATGTTCATTCTGTGCTATTAATTACGCAAAAATTTACAGCAGCATGACTACTAATCTTGTCAAACCAATAGCAGAAAACTTTTGGAGTGCATATAACATTCGCCTAGAACCTTGGAGTATTGGCTACGATGCCCCTGTTAGTATCAATCCTGAAGAGATTCCTACTAGTGACAAGGTTAATACGGAAGTCGAGGTTGGTAATAGTGATTGGCAGCCAATCCGTAATGCGATCGCGCCAGATCTTCCCAATCAGCTTTTATTTATCGATGGAAGGTTGCGAATCGATGCTAATTTTCTAGGTCGGCGTGATGATGAGATTTTGTATGGAGCTTTCGCAACGATCTCCGTAGGGGCAGTTCTAGTTGATCGAACGATTAGCCGTGCTAAATGTATTGCCACCGAGGTTAAGCGGATTATTGCGATCGGGGGTAACTTAAATCCACCTGTCACAATCATTCCAGCGCCGATGAGTGGTCGGGGTGAGCTTAAATATGATTACTGTCTCACGAGTAGTAATAATGATTCGGATACGCCTTCACAAATAGTACAAAGTGCAATGCTTGATGAAGAGCTTCGCATTGCCAATGAACTATCCTTAAATAAAGAACTCATCAAAGAAAATACCTTGATTGTGCGTGATGGACCGTTACTCTATCGCGTTTATCAAACCCCCTTCGATACGATTGGCTATGTCAAAACGATGGGTAAGGCATATCTCAAAGGGGAAAATGCTCAAGTCTTACGATCGCTCAAAGTTGGCGAACGCACACCTATTTTTCGGATTTCTAATAGCAATGGTTCTAATCTCAGTTGGTACTTGCGCTCGGGAAGCAAAGATTTAAATTACAAGAAATTGGGCTACCACGATTTGCATGGCATCATTCGCATCGATCTCGATGGGAGCATTCCTCTAGAACGTGCGAAGGCGATCGCTGACCAAAGTACCTATTTAATTCCGCAATATGCCTCCCACCCTACTCGAGATCCCCGTGCACCTCAAAACTTAACTCCTGTTGGTGCATTAGAGAAAGAATTAGGAAGAAGAATGGGTAGTCGTGAATTAATTTCTCGACGTTTACGTGATTTTCTGGCTGACTCTGCCTATAGTCCTGTCTAATGCCATCTTTACATAAGTTAAGGATAGGCGGCGCAAAGCGCCGCCTATCCTTAACTTATGTAAAGTAATGTAGCCCTTGGGGGTAACATAGATTTAATGCTAAGTCCTTTCTCCTACAGCAATTTTCGATCAAAAGAATCTGAAGCAATTTCCTGAAAGTGTTACTTTACTTTGTAGCACTTTCAGAAAATTGCTTCAGGGCTGAGCTTAAAGCGCTGTAAGTTTTTGTAGCTTTCTATATTTAACCTTTTAGACCATATTGAAATGCTTCCCAAACGCACAAATTTTAAAGCGATCAACTTTGTTTTAGTTACTGTTGTTGGCTTATTATTTGATGCGTCAGGGATATTTTTTGCATCTCTAAATAACCAAAATGTGCAGGCTCAGGGGGGTATTCAGGTACGTGCCGATCAATGGTTACGGGTGGATCAAGTATCAGGTAACGTTGTCTATCGCAATTATTATAACTATGCCAATCGTCCCGCTAGAGTAGGCGATCTCTTGCAAGTTCCTAGCGACGAAATCTCTACAGGTGCTAATAGTTCGGCAATTTTGAGCGTAGATACAGGTGTGGGTTCCATCTATGTTGCCGAAAACACAACCATCAAAATTAATTCCTTTCGACTTGCCTCGGATAACGGTCGCATCACCAATTTATTTGTTTCGCGGGGTAGAGCAAGATTACAAATTCGCAAATTCACCAATCGCGGCTCACAACTGAATATCCAGACCCCTGCGGGTATTAGTGGGGTACGCGGTACTAAATATATTGTAATTGCCAAACCCAATGGCAATATGATCATTACGACCTTTGAGGGTAGTGTCGCGACTACTGCTCAGAAACGGACAGAAATGGTGAATGGTGGATTTCAGAATTTGACAGTTGTGGGAGAACCGCCCTCTCGTCCTGTCCCCATTAGCAATGATGCCAGTTTTAGTTATGTGATTACTAGACAATCAACAGGGGCTGGGCGTTCTATCTTATTCATAGGTTACACAAATCCTTTTAATGCTGTAAAAGTTAATGGGCAGGAGCAAGCTCTAGATCGTAATGGTAATTTTTCGATACAATTCCCAGCAACTTCAAACCTTAAAGTGAATGTAACGGTGGAAACCCCTCAGGGAAAAATACAAGTCTATGAGATTCCAATTCTCTGAGTTTATTTCGCAACTATTCTCTAAAGCATGGACGAATCGTAGTTTCGGGAGAATACGATCGCGTGTAGTGAGATTAGTTTGGCGAGCATTACCGACCATATTTGCCATAGTTATTATCATTCCCTTTGTTTACTTTCAGACGTTACAACCCCTTGAGTTTTGGGTTTACAACAGTTTTACGACTTGGCGAGGCGATCGCCCTTGGGATGATCGGATTGTGATTATTGCCATTGATGATGCCAGTATTAGTAAGTTGGGGGGATTTCCTTGGACACGCAATCGCTATGTACAGCTTTTGCAAAAGCCGAGCCTAAAGGCAGCAAGTGTAATTGGTTTTGATATTTTATGGTCTGAAACGAGTCCCGCCGATCCACAACTTGCCGAGATTATAGGTCGCTATCAACGGGTAGTTCTATCTATGGCTTGGAACAAGTCGGGAGAAGCCCTATTACCTACGGATGAGCTAAGTAATGCTGGCGTAGCGATCGGGCATATTCTCAAACGTGAAGATAGTGATGGGATTGTGCGGCAAATGGATTTGCAAATTCACGATATTCCTGCTTTAAGTGTGGCGATGTTGCAAACCTATGAGTTGACTACTGCGGCTCTATCCCATTTACCTAGTCTGAGACAACCTCTAACAATCAATTGGACAAAACGCATTAAAGATATTCCCCATATATCTTTTAGTGATGTTCTCGATGACAAGATTCCTGCATCTGCCTTTCGCAATAAGATTGTCTTAGTTGGCGTGACTGCTTCAGGAATCGATGGCTTAGTCACTCCCTTTGACCGCAATCCGCCAGCCAATGGGGTACATTTACATGCGGTGCTTTTGCAAAATCTCCTGCAAAAAAATTCACTGACAATTGCTAATAATCAAGATGTTTGGAGCATTGCCCTATTAATCAGCTTTTGTATGAGTTTGCTGCTACCTAGACGCAATCTTTGGCTAGGATTCATTAGTGCCTCCATAATTTCTGGGCTATGGTTTGCGATCGCCTTGATTGCTTTTAATTTCAACTATTGGATTATTAGTGCTGTACCAATCCTGATGTTGCTATTAACAAATGCAGTAATTGCTCTCCAAGAGCGTTGGCAAGTCCAGCGATCGCTCAACTACGCCAAGTCTCAAATCTTCTATGATGCTACCCATGACCGCTTGACAGGACTATTTAATCGCGCCCTGATTGAAGAGAAGTTACAAAATCTCATGTTTCTCGATCAAGCATTATCTCCACATACTTATCCCGCAAATGTGAAGCATCGGCTATTAGCAGTTCTATGGATTAATATCGATCGCTTTAAAAATATCAATGACATCTTTGGTCATCCGATTGGGAACCTGCTCTTAGTTGAGGTGGGTAAGCGTTTACAAAGTTGCATTCCAATCACCGCTTCAACAGCGCGGTTTGGCGGTGCTGAGTTTGTGATTCTCTTAGAAAATTTAGCCAATGAGCAATTGGCGATCGATATTGCCGATCGCATTCAAAGTAGACTGCAAGAAAAATTTATCCTTCAAGGTCATGAGATAGAGATTGCCGCAAATATTGGCATTAAGTTCCATGAAGTGGAGCCACCAGTTGAGCAAGGGGATATCGCGCCAACGCATGAACAAATACGCGAACAGAAACCTGCGGAACAGATTTCTCCTGAGACTATTCTCCGAGATGCTGACACAGCAATGTTTTACGCCAAGAAGCTCGGCAACTCATACACTAAAGTGTTTGAAATTTCCATGCGCGAACGGGTTCTTGAAAGACTCCAGTTAGAAAAAGATTTACGCCAAGCCGTAGCGATCGCTCAAGATCCGCAAAATCAAGATCCACAAAATCAAGAAAATCAAGAATTTCTGATCTACTATCAGCCTATCGTCTCACTAAAAAATATGCGGATCGTGGGACTAGAAGCCCTAATTCGCTGGCGACATCCCCAACGCGGCTTAATTTCTCCCACCTATTTTATTCCCCTTGCCGAAGAAACAGGTTTAATCATTCCCATTGGTGATTGGATTATGCGGAATGCTTGCTATCAGCTTAAATCTTGGCATCAACGCTTTACTAACGCCAAGGATATCACCATCAGTGTGAATCTTTCGCCGAAGCAACTTGCCCAAGATGATGTGCTAGATAAATGTCTAAATACGCTCCAAGAAATAGAGCTAGAGCCGCAATATCTAAAAATCGAACTCACTGAAAGCTCAATTATGGAAAATCCTAATTTTGCGGTGAGTGTACTTCGGAAAATGCAGCAAGCAGGCATTAACATCTACATCGATGATTTTGGGACAGGTTATTCATCCCTTGCTTATCTGCACAAGTTTCCCTTTGATGGCTTAAAAATAGATCGTTCCTTTGTGAATAATATTCATGCTGATAATAATGGTACAGAAATCCTTCAAGCAATTATCTCGCTCGCCCAAAGTGTAAATGCCCATATCGTGGCAGAAGGAATTGAGAGTCTAGCGCAGTTAAACTATTTGCAAGATTTACTACAAGAAGGCGATGGTCAAGGATTTTTTCTGTTTCGCCCCCTTGATCTCAAAGGAATCGAGGCGATTTTACAAACTTCCATGTAACCCAAAATATAAGTAGCGGCACGAAGTGCCGCTACTTATATTTTGGGTTTGCGATAAGGCTCTTACGGATAAAAAATGTCCCACCAAAGTTATCTAGCTTCGACTTCGCTCAGCTAACGTTGGCTGAGCGAAGCCGAAGCCAGAGGTACTTTAATTAATAGCAAGTCCCTAAACACTTGCC includes the following:
- the argJ gene encoding bifunctional ornithine acetyltransferase/N-acetylglutamate synthase; translated protein: MADWQVIAGGVTAAKGYKAAGITAGLKPSGAPDLTLIASDVPAIAAGVFTKSCVRAACVDFNREVLAKGGNVSAILCNAGQANASTGAEGWRNALETAELVQKALNTEDGVLVASTGVIGKQLLMDKMRAGIAKIAPLISPDGGEAASKAIMTTDTVPKSIALETVIDGKPVRIGGICKGSGMIHPNMATMLGFVTCDAGVEPKLWQKMLSSSIDASFNQVTVDGDTSTNDMVLALSNGQSGVTIDDESSPTAKQLQAMLQEVCMSLAKAIARDGEGATCMIEVNVSGASSTEDARKIAKTIVGSSLVKSAVFGNDPNWGRIAAAAGRADVNFNQDVLNIQLGDFVMMQDGTPQDYDRAAASDYLKNDTVIINVGVGDGDGSGTAWGCDLSYDYVKINAEYTT
- a CDS encoding 2-hydroxychromene-2-carboxylate isomerase, producing MQSRIDFYYGLGSRYSYLAASQISRFEAKFDCKFIWKPLFSGSLINLRQHNPFTHSSGQYDWGYRQRDAKLWADYYGIPFHEPKLKAIAPELLAIAVLAANRHNLLEAYSQILFKAIFAEQLEIQVDVLVQLATSLGIPKDDFQAALRSPDLQIELEQITQEASQRGAFGVPTFFVNDEMFWGNDRLVLLEHYLAQTGTLPRSVPV
- a CDS encoding glutathione S-transferase family protein, producing the protein MTALHLYFAKASTFAQRTRAVLLEKGIEFTSTDIDFQNKSAEFLKVSRYGKVPAIVHNGFEIYESAIINEYLEEVFPEPALLPKDAGQKAIARIWIDYANTRFVPAFVKLLRGKTVEEQEQGRREFIEALLYIEQEGFGKFSGEGAYFFGEQISLVDISFYPWFERLPVIEHFRKFELPSETPRIQKWWAALRDRESIKSIANSKEFYLERFAKILGEVAPASK
- a CDS encoding TrkH family potassium uptake protein, whose amino-acid sequence is MNPARTICFGFLAVISFGTFLLMLPISSSNGTWTDPITALFTSTSAVCVTGLSVVDVGKFYSFWGQLFLTGLVQVGGLGYMTATSILLLLIGRKFSLRDKITLQQSLDTPGIRGGLQLVKSIIAVTMLFELTGVFALIPIFNQKMSFHESVWQAIFHSVNAFNNAGFSLFTDNLMGYVQTPMVSIIIGLLIIFGGIGYQVILEGYLWLRTKLSRNRDYISFSLTFCVVTSTTIALLLFGTIAFWFTEFQNNDTLGNLSLFEQIVAAWFQSVSTRTAGFNTIDNGKMTVTAMFITIALMFIGASPGSTGGGIKTTTARILASCTGAALQGRDQVNLYKLQVPNGLILKAVGVAVGSLFTVICSTGLLSLTDRNMSFISILFEATSAFATVGLSTGISSSLSSAGRLVIIATMYIGRVGVLLLMAAIFTDTKPSLIKYPQESMLVG
- a CDS encoding potassium channel family protein; this translates as MDISSLSFFRSLRPENKQFAVIGLGRFGRAVCFTLDRLGHEVLAADKDEERVSQLRAENLAAHCIQLDSTNPLALKESGILEIDTVIVAIGNFLEESIVTTLNVKEAGVHHVVAKASSEVHGTLLKKVGADLVVYPEAEMGCALARSLTQRGILERFELDPDNSIVEVMVPEEFDGKTILDLKLRSHYGVNVIAVSQGQKFEINPDPLQKLSKGSAIVVIGSNKNISRLPISCDLFNPDGTSVTTQLPLHRSSEVKLK
- a CDS encoding type IV pilin-like G/H family protein, with translation MANSSIKSLISQFCLNPMLLGTLAILASVGHLADQAIAETPKPVNSSPITGTWKLTPNNPSFSVNLMPPLKIIITPEGKLFVQDPLRQDEYTEVGIIRKSSDNSSLPPNAKILPPHSSTNRARNSEAKAYVGSMNRGQQAHFLEKETWSKSLQELGIPMKSETENYRYSIQVNKAIATATTKPYTDAGIAINLGIARKPNLKSYVGIVWLQDISVSKDVTSYASLCESIEPTMKLPPIPKWDGREIKCPEGYKPIF
- a CDS encoding FecR family protein, whose protein sequence is MLPKRTNFKAINFVLVTVVGLLFDASGIFFASLNNQNVQAQGGIQVRADQWLRVDQVSGNVVYRNYYNYANRPARVGDLLQVPSDEISTGANSSAILSVDTGVGSIYVAENTTIKINSFRLASDNGRITNLFVSRGRARLQIRKFTNRGSQLNIQTPAGISGVRGTKYIVIAKPNGNMIITTFEGSVATTAQKRTEMVNGGFQNLTVVGEPPSRPVPISNDASFSYVITRQSTGAGRSILFIGYTNPFNAVKVNGQEQALDRNGNFSIQFPATSNLKVNVTVETPQGKIQVYEIPIL
- a CDS encoding putative bifunctional diguanylate cyclase/phosphodiesterase; translation: MRFQFSEFISQLFSKAWTNRSFGRIRSRVVRLVWRALPTIFAIVIIIPFVYFQTLQPLEFWVYNSFTTWRGDRPWDDRIVIIAIDDASISKLGGFPWTRNRYVQLLQKPSLKAASVIGFDILWSETSPADPQLAEIIGRYQRVVLSMAWNKSGEALLPTDELSNAGVAIGHILKREDSDGIVRQMDLQIHDIPALSVAMLQTYELTTAALSHLPSLRQPLTINWTKRIKDIPHISFSDVLDDKIPASAFRNKIVLVGVTASGIDGLVTPFDRNPPANGVHLHAVLLQNLLQKNSLTIANNQDVWSIALLISFCMSLLLPRRNLWLGFISASIISGLWFAIALIAFNFNYWIISAVPILMLLLTNAVIALQERWQVQRSLNYAKSQIFYDATHDRLTGLFNRALIEEKLQNLMFLDQALSPHTYPANVKHRLLAVLWINIDRFKNINDIFGHPIGNLLLVEVGKRLQSCIPITASTARFGGAEFVILLENLANEQLAIDIADRIQSRLQEKFILQGHEIEIAANIGIKFHEVEPPVEQGDIAPTHEQIREQKPAEQISPETILRDADTAMFYAKKLGNSYTKVFEISMRERVLERLQLEKDLRQAVAIAQDPQNQDPQNQENQEFLIYYQPIVSLKNMRIVGLEALIRWRHPQRGLISPTYFIPLAEETGLIIPIGDWIMRNACYQLKSWHQRFTNAKDITISVNLSPKQLAQDDVLDKCLNTLQEIELEPQYLKIELTESSIMENPNFAVSVLRKMQQAGINIYIDDFGTGYSSLAYLHKFPFDGLKIDRSFVNNIHADNNGTEILQAIISLAQSVNAHIVAEGIESLAQLNYLQDLLQEGDGQGFFLFRPLDLKGIEAILQTSM